The Neorhodopirellula lusitana DNA window CCGCAAGGTTTCCCAACGAAGAGGGCAAGTCCAGATTGGCATCTCGGCAATGTTGCTGTTGGTGATTGTGGCGGCAGTCATCTCGGCGGGGTTGGTTTATGCCGCCCGGATCCCCGAAATTCAAGAGGAAATGGCCGTGCTGTTTGGTACGGAAGTCACCGCCGATCGCACTCGGCGTGGACCTCAAATCCTTTTCATTTTGTTCACGTTGACGTCCCCACTGTTGTTAGCGATGGGATTGTCGACAGCGATGGGTATCTGGAATTCGTTGGCAAAACATTGAGCCGTTCACGTAAACGTCGCCCCACGTCACGGCGGCCCAAATCCTCGTCTCAATCTCCCGCGGTTTCGCCAGAGGCGGTCGCGGCAAGTTTGCAATCGGAAGTTTGTGGCAATATTGAGTTGCCAAGCGAAGAACTGTCGGAATTGACCGATGCCATCGTGCAGCGTCATGAAAATGCGTTGCGGTATCACCGTGAAGGTTCGGGCCCGGCATTTACGAATGATCCGGTGCCCTGGTATCCACGCGCGGTCTGGCCTCGTGTTGCCGCATCCGATGACGCTTTGCCGAGTGATTTGGGCGTCAGTGATTCCGTTGCGGGGGCTCCCGGTGCTAATGATTTGGGTGCCAGAGAATCAGGTATCAGTGACTCAGTGCCACAGCCCATCATCCAGGCTCCGTTGCGCCCTTCTCGAACACTCGAATACGCAGCGGGTGAGTTTTATTTGCAAGACGCGGGTTCCTTGTTAGCACTCGCGGCGGCATCGGCACATGACGACCAGCTTCGCGGCAAATTGATTTGTGACTTGTGTGCGGCGCCCGGCGGAAAGTCCAGCGCGTTGCTGGAAGCGGTGGCCGAGCCGTTCGTTAATGTTGATAGCGACGCTGGTAATGAACCGTCACGTCGCGGTTTCGTGCTGGCCAACGAGCCAATCGCTTCTCGGGTAGCGCCGCTTGCTTACAACATGGCCCGAACCGGATGTGATCAGTACGCCATCACGAGTTTGGACCCTGAAAAACTGGCCGAGCGATTGCCCGGTGTGTTTGACATGGTGCTCGTCGACGCGCCGTGCAGTGGTCAGGCTCTAATGGCACGTGGCAAGCAATCCGCCACCGCGGTACAGCAAAGTCAGATCGCCTTGAATGCGGCCCGCCAAAAACGAATTTTGCAGGCTGCGTCGAGGCTGCTGCGTCCTGGTGGACGATTGATTTACAGCACCTGCACCTTCGCGATCGCCGAAAACGAAGAACAGGTTCG harbors:
- a CDS encoding methyltransferase RsmF C-terminal domain-like protein gives rise to the protein MSRSRKRRPTSRRPKSSSQSPAVSPEAVAASLQSEVCGNIELPSEELSELTDAIVQRHENALRYHREGSGPAFTNDPVPWYPRAVWPRVAASDDALPSDLGVSDSVAGAPGANDLGARESGISDSVPQPIIQAPLRPSRTLEYAAGEFYLQDAGSLLALAAASAHDDQLRGKLICDLCAAPGGKSSALLEAVAEPFVNVDSDAGNEPSRRGFVLANEPIASRVAPLAYNMARTGCDQYAITSLDPEKLAERLPGVFDMVLVDAPCSGQALMARGKQSATAVQQSQIALNAARQKRILQAASRLLRPGGRLIYSTCTFAIAENEEQVRWMVDDLGFVASPVAGLAEYVSSIEPASYRLWPHRHRCAGSFAASLMLPRPDADPEQNRRHDLWVRQRNTSTPPDDALEQLPFLFESTDHWYQQRDWIVDAFPLDAPDWTSESYVLGPEVAYRTGSTWKPSHAAALRRGGDADVSELPRVELDEESARSYLTGQAIPEPQRGWQIACQAGRPLGWLKGDGRVGKNHLPVHARQPG